In Streptomyces sclerotialus, one genomic interval encodes:
- a CDS encoding cation:proton antiporter, with amino-acid sequence MLPTTVLAATDANLSFALKVLPALVVILAASALCGQLALLMHQPRVLGEMVAGVLLGPTAFGALFPEAQHAVFPPEVKPVLYVLSTIGLTLFMFLVGAGLDHGGERADIRNAAVLALSGVVPSLLLGAGAGYLLHGRLSRPDVGPYEFAFFVGGALSITAFPMLARILYEQRLENTRIGRMTLLGASVDDAAAWCFLAVLSALHAGAGAGQALRTIGLTLAFALVMLGVVSRLLRPLGARVQRSGRFGFNHLYLVLCLVLLAGLFTDHIGIYSVFGGFVTGLAMPRAPAFRAALHDRMMDIVCVLLLPVFFAFSGLNTQLNGITGWAMLLSFLLILAAGFVGKYAGCAVAMRTAGFSWRASWAVGGLMNARGLMILIFINIGLAQGMITQKVFSMLVLVAVLTTAVAVPLYRWARPEPSDLSTPTKTAADPSTAPGPSSPEPEPTRP; translated from the coding sequence GTGCTGCCCACGACCGTCCTGGCGGCCACCGACGCCAATCTTTCCTTCGCCCTGAAGGTCCTGCCCGCCCTTGTGGTGATCCTCGCGGCGTCCGCGCTGTGCGGGCAGCTCGCTCTGCTCATGCACCAGCCCAGGGTGCTGGGCGAGATGGTCGCCGGCGTTCTGCTGGGCCCGACAGCCTTCGGCGCGCTGTTCCCCGAGGCACAGCACGCGGTGTTTCCTCCCGAAGTGAAGCCCGTACTTTACGTGCTGAGCACCATCGGCCTCACTCTCTTCATGTTCCTGGTCGGCGCCGGGCTGGATCACGGCGGCGAGCGTGCGGACATCCGGAACGCCGCGGTGCTGGCGCTGTCCGGCGTCGTTCCGTCCCTGCTGCTCGGCGCGGGCGCGGGCTATCTGCTGCACGGCCGGCTCTCCCGTCCCGACGTAGGACCGTACGAGTTCGCCTTCTTCGTCGGGGGCGCGTTGTCGATCACCGCCTTCCCCATGCTCGCCCGCATCCTTTACGAGCAGCGGCTGGAGAACACCCGGATCGGACGGATGACACTGCTCGGTGCCTCCGTGGACGACGCCGCCGCCTGGTGTTTCCTTGCTGTGCTGTCCGCCCTGCACGCCGGGGCCGGGGCCGGGCAGGCGCTGCGCACCATAGGGCTGACCCTGGCCTTCGCTCTGGTCATGCTCGGGGTCGTCTCCCGGCTGCTGCGACCCTTGGGCGCTCGCGTCCAGCGCTCCGGCCGGTTCGGCTTCAACCACCTGTACCTGGTCCTCTGCCTCGTTCTCCTGGCCGGGCTGTTCACCGATCACATCGGCATCTACTCCGTGTTCGGCGGTTTCGTCACCGGCCTGGCCATGCCCCGGGCGCCGGCGTTCCGGGCCGCGCTGCACGACCGGATGATGGACATCGTGTGCGTCCTCCTCCTGCCCGTCTTCTTCGCCTTCTCCGGACTCAACACACAGCTGAACGGCATCACCGGCTGGGCCATGTTGCTGTCCTTCCTGCTGATCCTCGCCGCGGGATTCGTGGGCAAGTACGCCGGGTGCGCGGTGGCCATGCGTACCGCCGGGTTCTCCTGGCGGGCATCCTGGGCAGTGGGGGGCCTGATGAACGCCCGCGGCCTGATGATTCTGATCTTCATCAACATCGGTCTCGCGCAGGGCATGATCACCCAGAAGGTCTTCTCGATGCTGGTACTTGTCGCGGTCCTCACGACTGCCGTCGCCGTGCCGCTGTACCGCTGGGCCCGACCCGAACCGTCCGACCTCTCAACGCCGACCAAGACCGCGGCCGACCCTTCCACAGCGCCCGGCCCTTCCTCTCCCGAACCGGAGCCGACCCGCCCTTGA
- a CDS encoding YoaK family protein: MTTPEDARLKRFVVIAAAVLAAVAGFVNSVFLTSLIIPVSHVTGSMSEASMDVTGGDLSGLTNLATVLVAFFVGAIGAGALLGPHTQTIGRRYGVSLLVEAALLGAAPLVATEQENTPYAMILAAGACGLQNGMFSNYRGMVLRTSHMTGTLTDLGVLLGCRGYRNGQVWKGVLLATTLVTFAGGGVAGAYGASAAALNALWIPAMCCALLGGWYVLYRHRQHVTRQRRRWPVRHSP, encoded by the coding sequence ATGACTACACCCGAGGATGCTCGACTGAAACGGTTCGTGGTGATCGCCGCCGCAGTATTGGCCGCGGTCGCCGGCTTCGTGAACTCGGTGTTCCTCACATCGTTGATCATCCCGGTCAGCCACGTGACGGGATCGATGTCCGAGGCCAGCATGGACGTGACCGGCGGTGATCTCAGCGGGCTGACGAATCTGGCAACGGTCCTGGTCGCCTTCTTCGTCGGTGCGATCGGGGCTGGTGCCCTACTCGGTCCCCATACTCAGACGATCGGCCGCCGCTACGGAGTGTCCTTGCTGGTGGAGGCCGCTCTGCTGGGTGCAGCTCCGCTGGTGGCCACCGAACAGGAGAACACGCCGTACGCGATGATCTTGGCTGCCGGCGCATGCGGGTTGCAGAACGGGATGTTCTCCAACTACCGCGGCATGGTGCTGCGCACCAGTCACATGACCGGAACGTTGACTGATCTCGGGGTCTTGCTCGGATGCCGCGGCTACCGAAACGGCCAGGTATGGAAGGGCGTGCTGTTGGCCACCACCCTGGTGACTTTCGCGGGCGGCGGTGTTGCCGGTGCCTACGGGGCGAGCGCGGCCGCCCTGAACGCACTGTGGATTCCGGCGATGTGCTGCGCCCTGCTCGGCGGGTGGTATGTGCTTTACCGCCACCGCCAGCACGTCACCCGACAACGCCGTCGGTGGCCCGTTCGCCACAGCCCGTAG